One genomic region from Prunus persica cultivar Lovell chromosome G3, Prunus_persica_NCBIv2, whole genome shotgun sequence encodes:
- the LOC18783356 gene encoding uncharacterized protein LOC18783356 produces MAVAATLLPSTPYKPLPLPLPNSLFLLSFSIPCTRHHFTPPASANRASPFPLHPRRPYVALPSSPGRCFAANSGPPLPPPESDSTSLTGLVASFSKFQDKVQIFFAVLFWMSLFFWASVWDERSRPNKGSRFRK; encoded by the exons ATGGCAGTGGCAGCAACTCTCCTTCCCTCAACACCATACAAGCCATTACCACTCCCCctcccaaactctctcttcctcctctccttCTCAATCCCCTGCACCCGCCATCACTTCACCCCTCCTGCCTCCGCCAATCGCGCCTCCCCCTTCCCGCTTCATCCCCGCCGTCCATATGTCGCTCTTCCTTCTAGTCCCGGCCGTTGCTTTGCCGCCAATTCGGGGCCGCCTCTGCCTCCCCCAGAATCTGACTCCACTAGCCTCACAG GTCTTGTAGCATCTTTCTCCAAGTTTCAGGACAAAGTGCAGATCTTTTTTGctgttcttttttggatgtCTCTTTTCTTCTGGGCTTCTGTATGGGATGAAAGGAGTCGACCAAACAAGGGCTCACGATTTAGAAAATGA